From Astatotilapia calliptera chromosome 19, fAstCal1.2, whole genome shotgun sequence, a single genomic window includes:
- the rab32b gene encoding ras-related protein Rab-32, whose amino-acid sequence MGRISVTLSTEKLFKVLVIGDLGVGKSSIVMRYVNKRFDETYKASIGVDFALKTIEWDPKTVVRLQLWDIGGQERFKNMSRVYYKEAMGAVVVFDITNSCTLEAASEWKQDLDTKVRLDSGQPIPAVLLANKCDLTGKDGALVSSLDSFCKDNSFLGWFETSAKEDINIEEAGAFLVKQIMLCDTSLSAEEHHWDRIKVNLTPTESQSQSLCCGRSLF is encoded by the exons ATGGGAAGGATTTCGGTGACATTATCTACAGAGaagctttttaaagttttagtcATTGGGGATCTGGGGGTTGGGAAAAGCAGCATTGTCATGCGTTATGTTAATAAACGCTTTGATGAAACATACAAAGCATCCATTGGAGTTGACTTTGCCCTAAAGACAATTGAATGGGATCCTAAGACAGTGGTGAGACTACAGCTTTGGGATATTGGAG GCCAAGAGAGGTTTAAGAACATGTCCAGAGTGTACTACAAAGAGGCGATGGGAGCAGTAGTGGTCTTTGACATTACAAACAGCTGCACCCTGGAGGCTGCCTCTGAGTGGAAGCAAGACCTGGATACCAAAGTGCGTCTTGACAGTGGCCAACCGATCCCTGCTGTCCTGCTGGCCAACAAATGCGACCTGACGGGGAAGGATGGAGCCTTGGTGTCCTCTCTGGACAGCTTTTGTAAAGACAACAGCTTCCTGGGCTGGTTTGAGACTTCTGCTAAG gaagatataaatattgaagAGGCAGGTGCCTTCCTTGTCAAACAAATAATGCTGTGTGACACCAGCCTGTCCGCTGAAGAGCACCACTGGGATAGGATCAAAGTGAACCTGACTCCCACGGAGAGTCAGAGTCAGTCACTGTGCTGCGGGAGATCACTGTTCTGA